A window from Marinagarivorans cellulosilyticus encodes these proteins:
- a CDS encoding ROK family transcriptional regulator yields MSLIVFNSASNPINHCRHNEKLVLHMLRQHHRESKANLARLAGLTAAAIGGIVTALEEKGLIRNVGKIQGDMGKPATLYALLPEGAYGIGVSINRGYIETIFMDFVGQVVASKKHRVILPAPQAVLTLVLDDIASMAESLSSDITSRLVGIGVAQPYNISSWSNDNQDWLAWDDFDLASNLSKAIGLPAQMQNDANAGAIAELIYGEKPAANDFLYFYFGSPMVRSLGGAAVLDGECRSGASGNAGDIGLMPMPVDGRYTKAINSEVEPQLLTHSCSLYSLVCYLRSLGAMVESHDDFDAYLRQYSADVDAWLEKCVFSLTIAVQSFQALVDVPEIIIDCEDADAVLIERIIADLNASLSACSKRGFVMPVVRKGSFGSQASAIGAATVPLDTCFSPK; encoded by the coding sequence ATGTCCTTAATTGTTTTTAATAGTGCGAGTAATCCGATTAACCATTGTAGGCACAATGAAAAGTTAGTGCTTCATATGCTGCGCCAACATCACCGCGAGTCTAAAGCTAACTTGGCTAGGCTGGCCGGTTTAACAGCGGCGGCCATAGGCGGAATTGTCACTGCGCTTGAAGAGAAAGGCTTAATTCGTAATGTCGGCAAGATACAGGGCGATATGGGTAAGCCCGCAACGCTCTACGCATTACTGCCTGAGGGGGCCTATGGTATTGGCGTTAGCATTAACCGTGGCTACATTGAAACCATATTTATGGACTTTGTCGGCCAAGTTGTCGCTAGCAAAAAGCACCGCGTGATATTACCAGCACCCCAAGCGGTATTAACGTTAGTATTAGATGATATAGCCAGTATGGCTGAATCACTAAGCAGTGATATTACGAGCCGGCTGGTGGGGATTGGCGTGGCGCAACCTTACAATATCAGTAGTTGGTCGAACGATAACCAGGATTGGTTGGCTTGGGATGATTTCGATCTAGCGAGCAACCTTTCTAAAGCAATTGGTCTGCCTGCGCAGATGCAAAACGACGCCAACGCGGGGGCTATTGCCGAGCTGATTTACGGAGAAAAGCCTGCAGCTAATGATTTCCTCTATTTTTACTTTGGTTCGCCTATGGTGCGAAGCTTAGGTGGTGCGGCGGTATTGGACGGTGAGTGCCGGAGTGGGGCGTCTGGTAATGCTGGGGATATTGGCTTAATGCCTATGCCTGTCGATGGTCGATATACTAAAGCTATAAACAGTGAAGTAGAGCCACAATTGTTAACGCATAGTTGTTCGCTGTATTCATTGGTATGTTATTTACGAAGCCTCGGCGCGATGGTTGAAAGCCATGACGACTTTGATGCGTATTTACGGCAATACTCAGCCGATGTTGATGCTTGGTTGGAAAAATGTGTGTTTTCATTAACGATAGCCGTCCAAAGTTTTCAAGCGTTAGTGGATGTCCCAGAGATAATTATCGATTGTGAAGACGCCGATGCGGTACTGATCGAGCGAATTATTGCAGACCTAAACGCAAGTTTGAGTGCTTGTTCTAAGCGAGGGTTTGTAATGCCGGTCGTTCGAAAGGGTTCATTCGGGAGTCAGGCGTCTGCGATAGGCGCTGCAACGGTTCCGCTAGATACCTGTTTTTCGCCAAAATAA
- a CDS encoding GGDEF domain-containing protein: MVSLTQPSAAQHNENHKDSKRAMIKPPLARWQLKLNTSLDVRDVLTTFFNGITTQVPCASLRYHNPVKKITLELGAAKLHSAKYGLKASGYDLGEIVFTRSDQFSESDLQQLEDGLSAVFYPLRNALLYKEALDSSLRDPLTELANRAAFELAVKRELGMAKRHNQLLSMIVIDVDHFKAVNDSAGHHAGDMLLKHIAQTLKSTLRETDQVFRFGGEEFVILLANANLKAAELVAERARDAVEKSAINTNKNAIGATVSMGISAFSAEDGRDSLFERADEALYLAKSTGRNCIRTEWDLLNTSITTNSKAGI; encoded by the coding sequence ATGGTCTCGCTAACGCAACCGTCAGCAGCGCAACATAACGAAAACCACAAAGACTCAAAACGAGCAATGATAAAACCCCCGCTTGCGCGCTGGCAGCTAAAGCTCAACACCTCGTTAGATGTGAGAGATGTGCTGACTACTTTTTTTAACGGCATCACTACGCAAGTGCCCTGCGCCAGCTTGCGTTATCACAACCCGGTAAAAAAAATCACCCTAGAACTCGGCGCTGCAAAGCTTCATTCGGCCAAGTATGGGCTAAAGGCGAGCGGCTACGACCTAGGAGAGATCGTCTTCACCCGCAGCGATCAGTTTTCGGAAAGTGATTTGCAGCAACTAGAGGACGGCCTAAGTGCTGTATTTTACCCACTTCGAAACGCCCTTCTCTACAAGGAGGCACTTGATAGCTCGCTGCGCGACCCCCTAACCGAATTAGCCAATCGCGCAGCCTTTGAGCTAGCGGTAAAGCGCGAATTAGGTATGGCCAAAAGGCACAACCAGTTACTAAGTATGATTGTTATAGATGTTGACCATTTCAAAGCGGTAAATGATTCTGCCGGTCACCATGCTGGCGACATGCTGTTAAAACACATTGCCCAAACACTTAAAAGCACACTGCGCGAAACGGATCAGGTATTTCGTTTTGGTGGTGAAGAATTTGTTATTTTACTTGCGAACGCCAACCTTAAAGCCGCCGAGCTGGTTGCTGAGCGTGCCCGCGATGCGGTAGAAAAATCGGCCATCAATACTAATAAAAACGCTATAGGCGCCACAGTAAGCATGGGAATCAGCGCATTTAGCGCAGAGGATGGAAGAGATAGTCTATTTGAACGCGCCGACGAAGCGCTTTATCTGGCCAAAAGCACAGGAAGAAACTGCATTAGAACCGAATGGGATCTATTAAATACCAGCATCACCACAAACAGCAAAGCCGGTATTTAA
- a CDS encoding pseudouridine synthase: MSVNEKLQKVLASAGFDSRRAIERAVSAGQVTLNGQRATLGVRVAPGDRIIYQGRSYTVPAMADKETRVLLYNKPEGEICSRQDPDGRNTVFDKLPRLITGRWISVGRLDINTSGLLLFTNDGELANKLMHPSSSIDREYLVRVHGLVTPEVKKALTDGVLLEDGEAKFTDVQESKNNEHANGTNRWFYCTVMEGRNREVRRLWESQDLKVSRLKRVRYGNIFIPSYVRSGQWVELNDKELSDLYKTAGLDAPRKRKFQPKTAQARERNERKLKSAGRRGGNKPRYK, translated from the coding sequence ATGAGTGTTAACGAGAAGCTCCAAAAAGTGCTGGCATCGGCTGGCTTTGACTCCCGGCGCGCAATCGAGCGCGCTGTTAGCGCCGGCCAAGTAACATTAAATGGCCAGCGTGCAACGCTAGGAGTGCGTGTAGCTCCGGGTGATCGTATTATCTATCAAGGGCGCTCTTATACCGTGCCTGCAATGGCTGACAAAGAAACGCGAGTGCTGCTTTACAATAAGCCTGAGGGTGAAATTTGCAGTCGCCAAGACCCCGATGGTCGTAATACCGTTTTTGATAAGTTACCCCGTTTAATAACCGGGCGGTGGATTTCGGTGGGGCGCTTGGATATAAACACCAGTGGTTTATTGCTATTTACGAATGATGGTGAGCTCGCCAATAAGCTGATGCACCCGTCCTCAAGTATCGATCGGGAGTATCTTGTACGTGTTCATGGGCTTGTGACTCCCGAGGTTAAAAAAGCGCTGACCGATGGCGTGTTGTTAGAGGACGGGGAAGCCAAATTTACCGACGTTCAGGAAAGCAAAAACAATGAGCATGCCAATGGCACTAACCGCTGGTTCTATTGTACGGTAATGGAGGGGCGCAATCGTGAAGTTAGGCGGTTGTGGGAGTCTCAGGATTTAAAAGTCAGTCGTTTAAAACGGGTACGTTACGGTAATATTTTTATTCCCTCTTACGTTCGTAGCGGGCAATGGGTTGAGCTAAACGATAAAGAATTATCAGACTTGTACAAGACTGCCGGCTTAGATGCGCCCAGAAAGCGTAAATTTCAACCTAAAACAGCTCAAGCACGAGAGCGTAACGAGCGTAAGCTTAAAAGCGCTGGGCGACGCGGAGGTAATAAGCCGCGTTACAAATAG
- a CDS encoding RNA polymerase sigma factor, giving the protein MGSGQLALTFVQREYFSSLRTDAPLLFLVDSDLYMTESLTASKPPARANATSSTPWYSDHREELMAYAIKHFRISSHCADDIVQAVYLRMQNADSEILNPRQYAYRITHNLCIDLKRKEKTINSLNDHAAEHSHNQNDLCPERTISARQLLTKLNNVIWKMPEKRRKLFTMHRFQELSFAEIGRQTGLSESAVRKHVAKALAECHQAMEKDDV; this is encoded by the coding sequence ATGGGAAGTGGCCAATTAGCACTGACTTTTGTTCAACGAGAGTACTTCTCGTCTTTGCGCACGGATGCGCCTTTATTATTTTTAGTAGACAGCGATTTATACATGACCGAATCCTTAACAGCGTCTAAGCCGCCGGCGAGAGCAAACGCTACGTCGAGCACACCTTGGTATAGCGACCACAGAGAAGAGTTAATGGCTTATGCCATAAAACATTTTCGTATAAGTAGTCACTGCGCTGATGACATTGTGCAAGCCGTTTACTTACGCATGCAAAACGCCGACAGCGAGATACTAAACCCTCGCCAATACGCTTACCGCATTACACACAACCTTTGCATCGACCTTAAACGCAAAGAAAAAACAATAAACTCGCTCAATGATCATGCGGCAGAGCACAGCCACAACCAGAATGACTTATGCCCCGAGCGCACCATTAGCGCTCGCCAACTTTTAACCAAGCTCAATAATGTTATTTGGAAGATGCCAGAAAAAAGGCGCAAGCTATTCACGATGCACCGTTTTCAAGAATTAAGCTTTGCGGAAATTGGGCGGCAAACAGGGTTATCGGAGTCTGCCGTGCGAAAACATGTTGCAAAAGCCTTAGCCGAATGCCATCAAGCGATGGAGAAAGACGATGTTTAA
- a CDS encoding TonB-dependent receptor, producing the protein MNHLKRCGQILLTSLLFILFDVAAQEQNTPSSHTNISTSAAKKEANHKLTFNINIASQQLNDALIILSSQTKSSIAFKQGGPHIPLCPAIVGTMTIENALETLLKNSDYIYKKAGSSFIVKHQTKTQIAAPQTTIKKTPPMEEIFILGYPTGETLPSQHNGAYALTKNYIDLFAIDSAEAIANKIPGIDVNASSSPTLYIRGVGIDDNTDLSDPLVKYYENSMYIPRLNTFAGSWHDVESINVAPGPQNQLYSEASVGGHINVQHKKPDTQNSYSKLAFTTGSYNAQKINAIINASINHQNAFRASLEGYKRDSYLSNITDSSTDIPGRADNKSLRLQYRINNIKGFNALFSHTRFHDDGTGNTSITLTPYLQGARTANFTPRIPDLYNADFDRAHFVNVDSTNRVRSKISQLSVSYNTDIFSIQVNAAQHTGDAFNNTGKNRGLELSGYGGQKTQAINTLNQYDFFSDYKEQSARTAGIGFSLGLDKWSWNNYFSINNERLFWFWGDSDDMANGYIGGQYNTQYRSNSRSLYSELNYSPLPEHTLTAGVRQQSNKKARNGIAILTENSDLPLLRHGSTGFAWNFSDYSIRNPNDFDDKDEVDSNGNPIKNLSPQDLQVVTKREQWEAYRAGIKSWGEEDNVLSYYEQNGYQGNDFYISSQNGKVEDSAIDWNLSYTFDYKNTRDLKQQFYTALTTATSNSGFNDNLSNTTYPTYKAEKALALTAGMVRKRRALGIKVDLFWYKYQDKIAMINVAPSRAFNDVFTSTIQSSNLETTNDFRINIPKARSYGASVDIDYAWNNSWGIRTNVLYLNAEYVKGEIQDSRMAAFSGFTNADPLRFNTPHTNITIPDSDEGTYTHSYNIYDYIAEPQYQQARPGADMNNDGRPSHYYQTACTTGFPNISGDGECYTVLNQAPDIEQPTRSLKGNKMPRSPSWDLYTEINYQKTMGIGSIQVSIGAKYRSDYYLTPYNGNGYEPRSFANSKASPARAIIDEAPSFYDRVPSHVTIDAALRWHTNGAAPWQISLVGKNISNKRYFTNITNTAWTYSVALNTPRTWECSLKKMFNF; encoded by the coding sequence TTGAACCACTTAAAACGCTGTGGCCAAATCCTGCTAACAAGTTTGTTATTCATTCTTTTTGATGTGGCAGCACAAGAGCAAAACACTCCATCAAGTCACACAAACATCAGCACAAGCGCCGCGAAAAAGGAAGCTAACCATAAGCTAACATTCAACATCAACATTGCCAGTCAGCAGCTAAATGATGCACTTATTATATTATCCTCGCAGACTAAAAGCTCAATTGCATTCAAACAGGGCGGCCCGCACATTCCGCTATGCCCTGCCATAGTCGGCACAATGACTATTGAAAATGCATTAGAAACCCTTCTTAAAAACAGCGATTACATTTACAAAAAAGCGGGCTCAAGCTTTATTGTAAAGCATCAAACTAAAACGCAAATAGCAGCCCCGCAAACCACCATAAAAAAAACGCCCCCAATGGAAGAAATTTTTATTCTAGGCTACCCGACGGGTGAAACATTACCAAGCCAACATAATGGCGCATACGCTTTAACTAAAAACTATATAGACCTATTCGCTATTGATAGCGCCGAAGCAATTGCCAACAAAATTCCCGGTATTGACGTTAACGCCAGCAGTTCACCCACACTATATATCCGTGGAGTAGGAATTGATGACAATACGGATTTAAGCGATCCACTGGTGAAATACTATGAAAACAGTATGTACATCCCCCGCTTAAACACGTTTGCAGGAAGCTGGCACGATGTAGAATCGATAAATGTAGCGCCTGGCCCACAAAATCAACTGTATTCAGAGGCTAGTGTGGGCGGCCACATCAATGTTCAGCATAAAAAGCCGGATACGCAAAATAGCTATAGCAAGCTAGCTTTTACCACAGGCAGCTATAACGCCCAGAAGATTAATGCCATCATCAACGCATCGATTAATCATCAAAATGCTTTTAGAGCTTCGTTAGAAGGCTATAAACGCGACAGCTATTTATCAAATATCACCGACAGCTCGACAGACATTCCCGGCAGGGCCGACAACAAGTCGCTTCGCTTGCAATATCGCATAAATAATATCAAAGGTTTTAACGCACTATTCTCCCACACCCGCTTCCACGACGACGGCACCGGCAATACAAGCATTACGCTTACGCCCTACCTACAAGGCGCTAGAACAGCCAACTTCACCCCTCGCATTCCCGACCTATACAACGCAGACTTTGACAGAGCACACTTTGTTAATGTCGACTCTACAAATAGAGTTCGCTCGAAAATTAGTCAACTTAGCGTTTCTTACAACACCGACATATTTAGCATTCAAGTAAACGCAGCACAACATACAGGCGATGCATTTAATAATACAGGCAAAAATAGAGGGCTGGAGCTGAGCGGGTACGGCGGGCAAAAAACGCAGGCCATCAATACCTTAAATCAATATGATTTTTTCAGCGATTACAAAGAACAAAGCGCACGCACTGCCGGCATTGGTTTTTCTTTGGGCCTCGACAAATGGTCTTGGAATAATTATTTCAGCATTAACAATGAAAGGCTTTTTTGGTTTTGGGGCGATAGCGACGATATGGCTAATGGGTACATCGGGGGACAATACAACACGCAATATCGATCCAATTCGCGATCACTGTATTCCGAACTAAACTACAGCCCACTCCCCGAACATACCTTAACAGCCGGCGTTAGGCAGCAGTCCAATAAAAAAGCACGCAACGGAATTGCCATCTTAACCGAGAACTCTGACCTCCCATTACTCAGGCATGGCTCGACAGGGTTTGCATGGAATTTTTCGGATTACTCAATTCGAAACCCAAACGATTTCGATGATAAAGATGAAGTGGACAGCAATGGCAACCCCATAAAAAACTTATCGCCGCAAGACTTACAGGTTGTTACCAAAAGAGAACAGTGGGAGGCCTACAGAGCAGGCATCAAAAGCTGGGGCGAAGAGGATAATGTTTTGTCCTACTATGAACAAAATGGTTATCAGGGTAATGACTTTTATATCTCATCACAAAACGGGAAAGTCGAAGACTCTGCCATAGACTGGAACCTTAGTTATACATTTGATTATAAAAACACACGAGATCTAAAACAGCAATTTTACACAGCCCTAACGACAGCCACATCTAATAGTGGCTTTAATGACAACCTATCCAATACCACTTACCCAACCTATAAAGCAGAGAAAGCACTAGCATTAACGGCCGGAATGGTGCGAAAAAGAAGAGCTTTGGGGATTAAGGTCGACCTCTTCTGGTATAAATACCAAGACAAAATAGCTATGATTAATGTAGCACCAAGTAGAGCCTTTAATGACGTTTTTACATCGACCATACAAAGCAGCAACTTAGAAACCACCAACGACTTCCGAATTAATATACCTAAAGCCCGAAGCTACGGCGCCAGCGTAGATATCGACTACGCATGGAATAACAGCTGGGGTATACGCACCAATGTACTTTACTTAAATGCCGAGTACGTCAAAGGTGAAATACAAGATTCGAGGATGGCTGCTTTTTCAGGTTTTACAAATGCGGACCCGTTACGCTTTAATACACCTCACACAAACATTACCATCCCAGATAGCGATGAAGGCACCTACACCCACAGCTATAACATTTATGACTATATTGCTGAACCGCAATATCAACAAGCTAGGCCAGGCGCGGACATGAACAATGACGGCCGCCCCAGCCACTATTATCAAACCGCATGCACTACAGGGTTTCCCAATATTAGCGGTGATGGCGAGTGCTACACCGTATTAAATCAAGCGCCAGATATCGAACAGCCCACCCGAAGCCTAAAAGGCAACAAAATGCCGCGCAGCCCTTCATGGGATTTATATACAGAAATCAATTACCAAAAAACAATGGGTATTGGCAGCATTCAGGTATCTATCGGCGCTAAATACAGAAGCGATTACTATTTAACGCCTTACAACGGCAATGGTTATGAACCCAGATCATTCGCGAACAGTAAGGCAAGCCCAGCGCGAGCAATAATTGATGAGGCGCCCTCGTTTTACGATCGAGTCCCATCCCACGTTACCATTGATGCCGCCCTACGCTGGCACACAAACGGTGCTGCGCCTTGGCAGATCAGCCTAGTAGGAAAGAATATTAGTAATAAGCGTTATTTTACAAATATTACAAATACCGCATGGACTTATTCTGTTGCACTTAACACACCCAGAACATGGGAGTGCAGCCTAAAGAAAATGTTTAACTTTTAG
- a CDS encoding FecR family protein gives MFNQLQHKIRQQQARQWFLKLQDDSAVRADTFYRFNCWLQKPENEKAYQSVEQTWNALGQLSHTTEGQLLRRHAKAQSQKGSLLTTLSTLVHNRFLHTSIAATCSVICFALVFAFYIPSKSITQEYTTAATETRELTLDDGSLITLTPKTNILVTFEKHQRSVTLTNGHAFFDITKDNSRPFTVKHNKYTVTVTGTAFSINTKRDEFSVMVDEGHVVVEDIKDSTESNHLSAGQAIQARNGSLGEISQGHSNQLSLWKRGVLVYRDVALDQILAETNTYTLQQIFPATTQLGKTQISLSINISQLDELPSILEALLPIKAVKAEYGKIMLVSQP, from the coding sequence ATGTTTAATCAACTTCAGCACAAAATACGTCAACAACAAGCGCGACAGTGGTTTTTGAAACTGCAAGATGACAGCGCCGTACGCGCCGATACCTTTTACCGCTTTAACTGCTGGCTACAAAAACCGGAGAACGAAAAGGCCTACCAAAGTGTGGAACAAACATGGAACGCGCTTGGTCAGCTATCGCACACCACTGAGGGGCAGCTTTTACGGCGCCATGCCAAAGCGCAAAGCCAAAAAGGTAGCCTACTAACAACCTTGAGCACTCTTGTTCACAACCGTTTTTTACACACTAGCATAGCTGCAACCTGCTCAGTGATATGCTTTGCGCTTGTATTTGCTTTTTATATACCCTCGAAGAGCATCACACAAGAATACACAACGGCGGCCACAGAAACGCGAGAGCTCACACTTGACGACGGCAGTTTGATTACCTTAACGCCCAAAACTAACATCTTGGTAACATTCGAAAAGCACCAGCGCAGTGTAACATTGACTAACGGGCATGCTTTTTTTGATATAACCAAAGATAATTCGCGCCCTTTTACGGTAAAGCACAATAAATATACCGTTACGGTGACCGGCACAGCCTTTAGCATTAACACAAAGCGCGATGAGTTCTCTGTGATGGTTGATGAAGGTCATGTTGTAGTCGAAGATATTAAAGATAGTACAGAATCTAACCACTTAAGCGCAGGGCAAGCTATACAAGCACGCAACGGCAGCCTTGGCGAAATCAGCCAAGGCCACAGTAACCAGCTATCACTTTGGAAACGCGGAGTACTGGTCTATCGCGACGTGGCACTCGACCAGATATTGGCAGAAACTAACACCTACACTTTGCAGCAGATATTTCCTGCTACAACGCAGCTGGGGAAAACCCAAATTAGCCTATCTATAAACATCAGCCAATTAGACGAGCTACCATCGATATTAGAAGCACTGTTACCAATTAAAGCCGTTAAAGCTGAATATGGTAAAATTATGCTGGTCAGCCAACCATAA
- a CDS encoding flavodoxin, whose amino-acid sequence MAKIGLFFGSDEGNTENIAGRIAQRLGPDNVDIYDIADVTQAEFEDYSCLILGISTWDFGQIQSDWEEFWFDVEAIDFTGKKVALYGLGDQFGYGDFFVDAMGMLHDVVRARGADIVGHWPIEGYEFDASKALAADGVSFVGLAIDEDQQANLTDERLDAWCESLRSHFS is encoded by the coding sequence GTGGCAAAGATTGGTTTATTTTTTGGTAGTGATGAAGGCAATACGGAAAATATTGCAGGGCGTATTGCGCAGCGCTTAGGTCCAGACAATGTTGATATTTATGATATCGCTGATGTAACCCAGGCCGAGTTCGAGGACTATAGTTGCCTCATCTTAGGTATTTCAACGTGGGACTTTGGACAAATACAATCGGATTGGGAAGAGTTTTGGTTTGATGTTGAAGCCATAGATTTCACGGGTAAGAAGGTCGCACTGTATGGTTTAGGTGATCAGTTTGGTTATGGTGACTTTTTTGTCGACGCAATGGGGATGCTGCACGATGTCGTAAGGGCGCGTGGCGCGGATATCGTAGGGCATTGGCCAATAGAGGGGTATGAGTTCGATGCATCTAAGGCATTGGCCGCTGATGGCGTGTCTTTTGTAGGCTTGGCGATAGACGAAGACCAGCAAGCTAACTTAACTGATGAGCGCTTAGATGCTTGGTGTGAAAGCTTGAGGTCTCATTTTAGCTAA
- a CDS encoding AMP-binding protein codes for MPVTVNANTALAIFEHAFQAYPNRPAFTCLGTTLTYRQIDEQSAALSAYLANELKLVPGDRIALQMPNITQYPIALYAALRAGLVIVNVNPLYTPRELRHQLKDSGAKALIVLANVAAEVAQVVEQTPVEHVIVTEIADFMPWPKRLLVNLAVKYIKKMVPDFFFAKPVALLDAIKKGQGLAAPQVDVKPEDLMILQYTGGTTGVAKAAMLSQFNLYSNVQQIKTHFPEFFSDESEIFGAPLPLYHIYALNLHLLSGFSNGAHSILIPNPRDLPSLFDALSAHKMTVFVGINTLFNAMLNHKRFDELDFSKLKVTAAGGMALTSETARKWEERTKSKISEGYGLTETSPVVTTNKVSAVQLGSIGTPLVDTEVKVIDEQGDTLPAGEAGELCIRGPQVMQGYWRKPDATKEVLDDEGWFRSGDIALIQPDGYLKIVDRKKDMIIVSGFNVYPNEVEDVAMTHPAILEAAVVGVPSSDGCEQVKIFVVTQDESLSEEDVIAHCRENLTRYKVPKLVEFRKELPKSNVGKILRRELRDQ; via the coding sequence ATGCCTGTGACCGTCAATGCCAATACTGCCTTAGCAATTTTTGAGCACGCATTTCAAGCCTACCCCAATCGCCCAGCATTTACCTGCTTAGGAACAACGTTAACCTATCGCCAGATCGACGAGCAAAGTGCGGCGTTAAGCGCTTATTTGGCTAACGAGCTAAAGCTTGTGCCGGGTGATCGAATTGCTTTGCAAATGCCAAATATTACACAGTATCCCATTGCCTTATATGCGGCTTTGCGTGCCGGTTTGGTAATTGTTAACGTTAACCCTTTGTATACTCCCCGCGAGCTACGTCATCAGTTGAAAGACAGCGGCGCTAAAGCATTGATTGTTCTTGCTAACGTGGCCGCTGAGGTTGCTCAAGTGGTGGAGCAGACGCCGGTCGAGCATGTGATCGTCACAGAAATTGCCGATTTCATGCCATGGCCAAAGCGCTTGTTAGTGAATTTAGCTGTTAAATATATCAAGAAGATGGTGCCTGATTTCTTCTTTGCAAAACCTGTTGCACTTCTTGATGCGATAAAAAAGGGGCAGGGTTTGGCTGCGCCTCAGGTGGATGTGAAACCTGAAGACTTGATGATTTTGCAATACACTGGCGGCACAACAGGCGTTGCTAAAGCCGCTATGTTAAGTCAGTTCAACCTGTATTCTAATGTCCAACAAATCAAGACTCACTTCCCCGAGTTTTTTTCGGACGAGTCAGAAATTTTTGGTGCGCCATTACCGCTTTATCATATTTATGCTTTGAACTTGCATTTGTTATCAGGCTTTTCGAATGGTGCTCACTCAATATTAATTCCGAATCCACGCGATTTACCATCATTATTTGATGCTTTATCGGCGCATAAAATGACTGTATTTGTTGGTATTAATACTCTTTTCAATGCCATGTTAAATCATAAGCGTTTTGACGAGCTTGATTTTTCTAAGCTAAAGGTCACAGCAGCAGGAGGTATGGCTTTAACTTCAGAAACTGCGAGGAAGTGGGAGGAGCGTACTAAAAGTAAAATATCTGAAGGTTATGGCTTAACGGAGACATCGCCGGTTGTAACGACGAACAAGGTGTCTGCTGTGCAGCTAGGTTCTATTGGTACGCCACTTGTGGACACTGAGGTAAAAGTGATTGATGAGCAGGGTGACACTTTGCCCGCTGGCGAAGCGGGAGAGTTGTGCATTCGAGGCCCACAAGTTATGCAAGGCTATTGGCGAAAGCCCGATGCCACTAAAGAAGTATTGGACGATGAGGGGTGGTTTAGAAGTGGTGATATCGCGCTGATACAGCCAGATGGCTACCTTAAAATAGTGGACCGTAAGAAAGATATGATTATTGTATCTGGTTTTAATGTCTACCCTAATGAAGTCGAAGATGTTGCTATGACGCACCCCGCGATACTAGAGGCCGCGGTAGTTGGTGTTCCCAGTTCAGATGGATGCGAGCAAGTTAAAATTTTTGTTGTTACCCAAGATGAATCTTTAAGTGAAGAAGATGTAATAGCGCATTGCCGCGAGAATTTAACGCGCTATAAAGTTCCTAAATTAGTGGAATTTCGTAAAGAGTTGCCCAAGAGTAACGTAGGCAAAATACTGCGGCGAGAGCTGCGAGACCAGTGA